From a region of the Carassius auratus strain Wakin chromosome 31, ASM336829v1, whole genome shotgun sequence genome:
- the LOC113051098 gene encoding selenocysteine-specific elongation factor-like gives MADSSPPKTLNFNFGVLGHVDSGKTCLAHALSSIASTAAFDKNPQSKERGITLDPGFSEFTAPLGALERILRGQRIRQSTVHTDGLPGTCVPHTHHLSSYAYYLKNLSVHLTTLSRTTSYDQ, from the coding sequence ATGGCAGATTCCAGTCCTCCTAAAACACTGAACTTTAACTTTGGTGTCCTCGGCCATGTGGACAGCGGAAAAACGTGTCTTGCCCATGCGCTGAGCAGCATCGCATCCACCGCAGCCTTCGACAAGAACCCGCAGTCCAAAGAGCGGGGCATCACGCTGGATCCCGGCTTTAGTGAGTTTACGGCGCCCTTAGGAGCACTTGAGAGAATACTGAGGGGACAGAGGATACGACAGTCTACAGTTCACACTGATGGACTGCCCGGGACATGCGTCCCTCATACGCACCATCTTTCATCATATGCATACTACCTGAAGAACCTGTCAGTGCATCTGACAACTCTATCCAGAACTACCTCTTATGATCAGTAG
- the LOC113050417 gene encoding ruvB-like 1: MKIEEVKSTTKTQRIASHSHVKGLGLDEAGNAKQSSSGLVGQETAREACGIIVELIRSKKMAGRAILLAGPPGTGKTALALAMAQELGNKVPFCPMVGSEVYSSEIKKTEVLMENFRRAIGLRIKETKEVYEGEVTELSPCETENPMGGYGKTISHVIIGLKTAKGTKQLKLDPSIYESLQKERVEVGDVIYIEANSGAVKRQGRCDTFATEFDLEAEEYVPLPKGDVHKKKEIIQDVTLHDLDIANARPQGGQDILSMMGQLMKPKKTEITDKLRGEINKVVNKYIDQGVAELVPGVLFIDEVHMLDIECFTYLHRALESSIAPIVVFASNRGNCLIRGTEDISSPHGIPLDLLDRVMIIRTMLYTPQEMKQIIKIRAQTEGINISEEALSHLGEIGTKTTLRYAVQLLTPASLLARVQGREVVEKEQVEEINELFYDAKSSAKILQDQHTKFMK, from the exons aTGAAGATCGAAGAGGTAAAAAGCACAACCAAGACGCAGCGCATCGCTTCTCACAGCCATGTAAAGGGTCTCGGGCTGGACGAGGCCGGTAATGCGAAACAATCCTCGTCCGGGCTAGTGGGACAGGAGACAGCTAGAGag GCTTGTGGCATCATTGTAGAGCTTATCCGTTCCAAAAAGATGGCTGGCAGAGCCATTTTACTGGCTGGACCGCCTGGAACAGGTAAG ACTGCTCTAGCATTAGCCATGGCACAGGAATTGGGAAATAAAGTGCCATTCTGTCCTATGGTGGGCAGTGAAGTGTATTCATCAGAAATCAAAAAGACTGAAGTGCTGATGGAGAACTTCAGAAGAGCCATAG GTCTGCGTATCAAGGAGACTAAGGAGGTTTATGAGGGAGAGGTCACTGAACTGTCTCCTTGTGAGACGGAGAACCCAATGGGGGGCTATGGAAAAACTATCAGTCATGTCATTATTGGTTTAAAGACAGCGAAAGGCACCAAACAGTTGAAG CTAGATCCCAGTATCTATGAAAGTCTACAGAAGGAGAGAGTGGAGGTCGGTGATGTTATCTACATTGAAGCGAACAGTGGGGCAGTCaag AGGCAGGGACGATGTGACACATTTGCAACAGAGTTTGATTTGGAGGCGGAAGAGTACGTACCTCTACCGAAAGGTGATGTACACAAGAAGAAAGAGATTATTCAGGATGTTACACTTCATGACCTGGATATTGCTAATGCAAGACCTCAG GGAGGCCAGGACATACTTTCTATGATGGGTCAACTGATGAAACCCAAGAAGACAGAAATCACAG ATAAACTGAGAGGGGAGATCAATAAGGTGGTGAACAAGTACATTGATCAGGGTGTGGCAGAGCTGGTTCCTGGTGTTCTGTTCATTGATGAGGTTCACATGCTGGACATCGAGTGTTTTACCTACCTACATCGAGCACTGGAGAGCTCCATCGCTCCTATCGTAGTGTTTGCATCCAATCGAGGAAACTGCCTTATAAG GGGGACAGAGGACATCAGCTCTCCTCACGGTATTCCACTGGATCTGCTGGATCGAGTCATGATTATCAGAACTATGCTGTACACTCCTCAAGAAATGAAACAG ATAATAAAGATCCGAGCTCAGACAGAAGGAATCAACATCAGCGAGGAGGCTTTATCTCATCTTGGAGAGATCGGTACCAAGACTACACTCAG ATATGCAGTGCAGCTGCTGACCCCTGCCAGTCTGCTGGCACGAGTTCAGGGAAGAGAAGTAGTCGAAAAGGAACAAGTGGAAGAAATTAATGAACTCTTCTATGATGCCAAGTCCTCTGCAAAGATCCTACAAGATCAGCACACCAAGTTTATGAAATAA
- the LOC113050418 gene encoding musculoskeletal embryonic nuclear protein 1-like isoform X1, producing MSQQGEEVKRPEVKAEDLVGAKDKLASGTEMKSKTFEVMQECEQAGKVAPSVFSKVRSGSETAFNKPSKRK from the exons ATGTCTCAA CAGGGTGAAGAAGTTAAGAGGCCTGAGGTAAAAGCAGAGGATTTGGTTGGAGCCAAGGATAAATTGGCATCTGGAACAGAGATGAAGAGCAAGACCTTTGAAGTGATGCAGGAATGCG AACAAGCTGGAAAGGTCGCACCATCCGTCTTCAGCAAAGTTCGCTCAGGATCTGAGACTGCCTTTAACAAACCCAGCAAGAGAAAGTAA
- the LOC113050418 gene encoding musculoskeletal embryonic nuclear protein 1-like isoform X2 — MSQGEEVKRPEVKAEDLVGAKDKLASGTEMKSKTFEVMQECEQAGKVAPSVFSKVRSGSETAFNKPSKRK, encoded by the exons ATGTCTCAA GGTGAAGAAGTTAAGAGGCCTGAGGTAAAAGCAGAGGATTTGGTTGGAGCCAAGGATAAATTGGCATCTGGAACAGAGATGAAGAGCAAGACCTTTGAAGTGATGCAGGAATGCG AACAAGCTGGAAAGGTCGCACCATCCGTCTTCAGCAAAGTTCGCTCAGGATCTGAGACTGCCTTTAACAAACCCAGCAAGAGAAAGTAA
- the LOC113050419 gene encoding protein RFT1 homolog has translation MGSEDVLKSASTLASYNVLLQVMFRVLTFLLNAFSLRFVSKELIGVVNVRLMLLYSTLVFLSREAFRRACLSSEGAGRNWRQVINLLWLTFPVGCVWGVLLLCVWWWVLQAPDPQSIPHYVPAVGLFCLAALTELLAEPLWVLAHAHMFVRLKVIAESLAMIAKCLVTVVMVVSAPQWGLYIFSAAQCVYAGFLLLCYVLYFIHFLGSEEAERKLFPVSHITDLLPSRVDHEPLLNWKLTTLTWSFFKQSFLKQILTEGERYVMTFLNVLNFGDQGVYDIINNLGSMVARFLFLPIEESFYVFFAKVLERGRDVRHQKQEEVSMAAEVLECLLKLVLLIGLIIAVFGYAYSHLALDIYGGELLSSGAGPALLRCYSCYVLLLAINGVTECFVFAAMSKEEVDRYNLVMLGLSASFLLLSYWLTWMLGGIGFILANCCNMALRITHSIVYIHEYFLLSEYRPLWGLRPHSAVIIALGVSSILTACSESMFCCDDGWLLRLVHITVGAVCLLGVVVTVYFTETRLVQFVRTQLLSKYSKKHT, from the exons ATGGGTTCAGAAGATGTGCTCAAGAGTGCTTCAACACTGGCCTCTTATAATGTTCTGCTTCAG gTGATGTTTCGAGTGTTGACTTTTCTCTTGAATGCATTTTCTTTGCGGTTTGTGTCCAAGGAACTGATAGGCGTGGTAAATGTGAG GTTGATGCTGCTCTATTCTACATTGGTGTTTCTGTCTAGGGAGGCGTTCCGGAGGGCGTGTCTAAGCAGCGAGGGGGCGGGGCGTAACTGGAGACAGGTCATCAACCTGTTATGGCTCAC ATTCCCTGTGGGTTGTGTGTGGGGTGtgctgttattgtgtgtgtggtggtgggtGCTCCAGGCACCTGATCCTCAGTCCATCCCGCATTATGTTCCCGCAGTAGGATTGTTCTGCCTAGCTGCACTTACAGAGCTGCTGGCTGAACCCCTCTGGGTTCTTGCACATGCGCACATGTTCGTCCGTTTGAAG GTGATTGCCGAAAGCTTAGCCATGATTGCTAAATGTCTCGTTACTGTAGTGATGGTGGTCTCAGCGCCTCAATGGGGACTTTATATCTTCTCTGCTGCCCAG TGTGTCTATGCAGGGTTTTTGTTGCTTTGTTACGTGTTATACTTCATCCATTTCCTTGGCTCAGAGGAAGCAGAGCGTAAATTGTTTCCTGTTAGTCACATAACAGATCTTCTGCCATCTCGAGTGGATCATGAG CCACTGTTAAACTGGAAGTTGACCACACTGACCTGGAGCTTTTTCAAACAGTCATTTCTCAAACAGATCCTTACAGAAG GCGAGCGCTATGTGATGACGTTTTTGAATGTGCTTAACTTTGGAGACCAAG GGGTTTATGATATAATAAACAATCTGGGCTCAATGGTGGCTAGATTTCTTTTTTTGCCTATTGAGGAGAGTTTCTACGTGTTCTTTGCTAAAGTGCTGGAGCGTGGACGAGATGTACGACATCAAAAACAA GAGGAAGTTTCCATGGCGGCTGAAGTACTGGAATGTCTTTTGAAGCTGGTGCTTTTGATTGGTCTGATCATCGCAGTTTTTGGTTATGCATATTCTCATCTGGCACTTGACATCTACGGTGGGGAGCTTCTGAGCAGTGGAGCCG GGCCGGCTCTGCTACGGTGTTATAGTTGTTATGTTCTGCTGTTAGCCATTAATGGAGTAACagagtgttttgtttttgctgcTATGAGCAAAGAGGAAGTCGACAG ataTAATCTGGTGATGCTGGGCCTGTCAGCATCATTTCTTCTCCTTTCTTATTGGCTAACCTGGATGTTAGGTGGCATTGGCTTCATTTTGGCTAACTGCTGTAACATGGCTTTGCGAATCACTCACAGTATTGTTTACATACATGAGTATTTTCTGCTAAGTGAATACAGACCTCTGTGGGGGCTCCGCCCACATTCTGCTGTCATTATTGCACTTGGCGTGAGCTCCATCCTCACAGCCTGCTCAGAG AGCATGTTCTGCTGTGACGATGGCTGGTTGCTAAGGCTGGTTCACATTACCGTGGGGGCAGTTTGTCTCCTGGGTGTGGTCGTCACAGTATATTTTACAGAAACAAGACTTGTGCAGTTTGTTAGGACTCAGTTGTTATCGAAATACAGCAAGAAACATACATGA
- the LOC113050420 gene encoding UPF0739 protein C1orf74 homolog has translation MYTWKELQMVSSSEMLISAAQKSLCPRKKRLSPARCLDVTVQIMAVDLGVKPALLYDSNAASPEQLQMYLSSLQESGVVTNPIRILSIDGNTFIFNRASVESHLDELLKSKDLILMDVCPSRKQPVLAGFENKTEDMIKTLSGFFMTELDKDSSVIVLGEELYNDWNLCTLFGILLGYPASYWFDQTEGFRNCLCMTPLVVCTVWVKWHTRDINHRCCLYSFSVPEELWPQVQWHVHQWTESLRERFNKQPVLTDLCFFRETVTLPSVTL, from the coding sequence ATGTATACTTGGAAAGAGTTGCAAatggtttcttcatcagaaatgcTCATCTCTGCAGCACAGAAGTCACTGTGTCCTCGTAAGAAGCGTTTATCTCCGGCCAGATGTCTTGATGTGACTGTTCAGATAATGGCTGTGGATCTGGGCGTCAAACCTGCTCTACTTTACGACAGTAATGCAGCTTCTCCAGAACAGCTTCAGATGTATCTCAGTTCTCTACAGGAGTCTGGAGTTGTAACCAATCCAATACGGATTCTGTCCATTGATGGCAACACGTTCATTTTTAATCGTGCCTCTGTTGAGTCCCACCTGGACGAACTGCTCAAAAGCAAAGATCTCATTCTGATGGACGTATGTCCCTCAAGAAAACAACCCGTCTTGGCTGGCTTTGAAAATAAAACTGAGGATATGATCAAAACTCTTTCAGGATTCTTCATGACTGAGCTGGATAAAGACTCCTCAGTGATTGTACTGGGAGAGGAGTTGTATAATGACTGGAACTTGTGCACTCTTTTTGGAATCCTGTTAGGTTATCCAGCCTCATACTGGTTTGACCAAACTGAAGGATTCAGGAACTGTCTGTGTATGACACCTCTGGTGGTGTGCACCGTTTGGGTCAAATGGCACACCCGTGACATCAATCATCGCTGTTGTCTTTACTCTTTCAGTGTTCCTGAAGAGCTATGGCCACAAGTACAATGGCATGTACATCAGTGGACAGAGAGTCTGAGAGAGAGATTTAATAAACAGCCAGTTCTGACTGATCTCTGCTTTTTTAGGGAAACTGTCACTTTACCCTCTGTGACCCTTTGA
- the LOC113051181 gene encoding LOW QUALITY PROTEIN: NAD-dependent protein lipoamidase sirtuin-4, mitochondrial-like (The sequence of the model RefSeq protein was modified relative to this genomic sequence to represent the inferred CDS: inserted 1 base in 1 codon; substituted 1 base at 1 genomic stop codon) translates to MHLDSTDSSDLEQLQAFVSQASRLFVVSGARLSTESGIPDYIVCTQTFVCSAKLRQRYWALNYLGWPQFSSRQANSAHFTLRDWEEXGKVHWLVTQHVDALHSKAGQQRLTELHGSTHRVVCLDCGQLTPHAELQGCFAALNPGCAAGAVTSDGDVFLEDEXVLNFTVSACDACGGVLKLEVTFFGDVVNRTTVNFVHNKLAESDAVLVAGSSLQYIPIHAYMSMKFSTNDFLFHMIMNMRNTKAKFP, encoded by the exons ATGCACCT TGACTCAACTGACTCCAGTGATTTGGAACAGCTCCAGGCCTTTGTGTCACAGGCTTCTCGTCTGTTTGTGGTAAGCGGCGCCAGACTCTCCACTGAATCTGGAATTCCAGACTATATAGTGTGCACTCAGACTTTTGTGTGCAGTGCGAAATTGAGGCAACGATACTGGGCACTGAACTACTTGGGGTGGCCACAGTTCTCATCACGGCAGGCAAATTCAGCGCATTTCACATTACGAGACTGGGAGG AAGGAAAAGTGCACTGGCTTGTCACTCAGCATGTAGATGCATTACACTCAAAAGCTGGACAACAGAGACTAACTGAACTTCATGGATCTACACACAG GGTTGTGTGTTTGGACTGCGGGCAACTGACTCCACATGCCGAGCTGCAGGGGTGTTTTGCAGCTCTTAACCCTGGCTGTGCAGCAGGTGCTGTGACCTCAGATGGAGATGTGTTTCTGGAAGATGAGTAGGTGCTGAACTTCACAGTATCTGCATGTGATGCCTGTGGTGGTGTACTCAAACTTGAGGTGACGTTCTTTGGTGATGTAGTGAACCGGACAACAGTTAACTTTGTGCATAACAAGCTGGCTGAGTCTGATGCTGTGCTTGTGGCTGGATCCTCTCTTCAG tatattcccattcatgcTTACATGAGCATGAAATTCTCCACCAATGACTTCCTGTTCCACATGATTATGAATATGAGGAACACGAAGGCCAAATTCCCTTAG
- the sxph gene encoding saxiphilin-like — protein sequence MMKRVRVIGILLLCSITSWGKKMRWCTVSDPEQKKCAELAKALVAVLPPAAVNAFGRLSCVKAYGTVDCINKIRDNKADLVTLDAGEVYSAVKQFGLTVVAKEIYRDGGCILAVAVVRNNSTLDMRSLKGSRSCHSGARWTAGWSLPLGHLLSRNLLPWAEDEPLSQAVSTFFKASCVPGATTMATSLCSLCQGQRSYIRQKNFHCETSHSEPFYHNQGALRCLQSRAGDVAFVDHTALDSIDESEKDEFRLLCIDGTHAPLSGFRNCNLGRGPGGGVVTRMNIRKTARKFLVTAQMLFGLRGRERQRFQLFESASYSGSDLVFKDVTEKLSVLMEDMDVSQVLGLDYVALLKGLGHEGSSLEDSVVRWCCISHAEQKKCEQWALSIKSDPLVCVKASSMSDCIEKIKRDEVDAVSLDATHAFIAGKCGLVPVVTEYYGEKCENPEGVGGHFESDELPSVYGVAVVRRTSRNLYFGSLGGRRSCHGHMYSPAGWVLPVRHTLSTEHNSSAACQPNNVYNEVFWKGCLPGGKGSLCKVCMGGTEEAATKRCADNHNERYYGNMGALRCLVGDPSGKSFGDVAFMEHHNLERNIERLNTSGWAEGWLTWDFELLCGDGSRAPLTAWKTCNLGAVPPNIVMTRPVLITRIYDLLMKSQETIAARPDSGFQLFESQQYGESDLLFKDATKCLVHTSHMDYRTILGEEFYSQTESIFNCTHSNILQFCNQDVCSIF from the exons ATGATGAAGCGAGTGAGAGTAATTGGTATCTTATTGCTGTGCTCCATCACCAGCTGGG GTAAGAAGATGCGCTGGTGTACTGTCTCCGACCCAGAGCAGAAGAAGTGTGCTGAGCTGGCCAAAGCTCTGGTCGCTGTCCTTCCACCTGCGGCTGTCAATGCATTCGGCCGTCTCTCATGTGTGAAAGCTTATGGCACTGTGGACTGCATTAATAAGATACGG GATAATAAAGCTGACCTTGTGACTCTGGATGCTGGAGAGGTGTACTCTGCAGTAAAACAGTTTGGACTCACAGTAGTTGCAAAGGAGATCTACAGAGAtg GAGGATGTATTCTTGCAGTTGCTGTGGTGAGGAACAACAGTACTTTAGATATGCGCTCTTTGAAGGGCAGTAGGAGTTGTCATAGTGGAGCTCGCTGGACTGCAGGTTGGAGTCTCCCTTTGGGACATCTCCTTTCTCGAAACCTCCTGCCCTGGGCAGAGGATGAGCCCCTCAGTCAGG CGGTTAGTACTTTCTTCAAAGCCAGCTGTGTGCCTGGAGCAACTACAATGGCAACCAGCCTTTGTTCCTTGTGCCAGGGTCAGAGGTCATACATTCGTCAGAAAAATTTCCACTGTGAGACATCTCACAGTGAACCCTTCTACCACAACCAAGGAGCGCTCAG ATGTTTACAGTCACGGGCAGGTGATGTAGCCTTTGTGGATCACACAGCTCTGGACAGCATAGATG aaAGTGAGAAAGATGAGTTCAGACTGTTATGTATAGATGGAACTCATGCTCCCCTCAGCGGTTTTAGAAATTGTAATCTTGGACGAGGCCCTGGAGGGGGTGTGGTCACACGAATGAACATCCGTAAAACTGCTCGGAAGTTCTTGGTCACTGCTCAG ATGTTATTTGGTTTGAGGGGAAGGGAGCGTCAGCGCTTCCAGCTGTTTGAATCAGCGTCCTACAGTGGGAGTGACCTTGTCTTCAAAGATGTGACGGAGAAATTATCAGTTCTGATGGAAGACATGGATGTGAGCCAGGTTCTGGGACTGGACTATGTGGCCTTGCTTAAGGGCCTTGGACATGAAG gcAGCTCACTGGAGGACAGTGTGGTGAGGTGGTGCTGTATAAGTCATGCTGAACAGAAGAAATGTGAGCAGTGGGCTCTTAGCATAAAATCAGATCCACTGGTGTGTGTGAAAGCCTCCTCTATGAGTGACTGCATTGAGAAGATCAAG CGGGATGAGGTGGATGCCGTGTCTCTGGATGCCACTCACGCATTCATAGCTGGGAAATGTGGCCTTGTCCCTGTTGTGACTGAATATTACG GAGAGAAATGTGAGAATCCTGAAGGAGTTGGAGGCCATTTTGAAAGTGATG AATTACCATCAGTGTATGGTGTGGCAGTTGTTCGTCGGACAAGTAGGAATTTATATTTCGGAAGTCTGGGTGGCAGACGATCCTGCCACGGTCACATGTACAGCCCTGCTGGCTGGGTTTTACCTGTAAGACACACGCTCAGCACAGAGCACAACAGCAGCGCCGCATGTCAGCCGAATAATG TGTACAATGAGGTGTTTTGGAAAGGTTGTTTGCCAGGAGGTAAAGGCAGTCTGTGTAAGGTGTGTATGGGTGGGACTGAGGAAGCTGCCACCAAACGGTGTGCTGACAACCATAATGAGCGTTACTACGGCAATATGGGTGCATTAAG GTGCTTGGTTGGAGACCCCAGTGGAAAGAGCTTCGGAGACGTGGCCTTCATGGAACACCACAATCTGGAGAGAAACATTGAAC GTCTAAACACCAGTGGATGGGCAGAGGGTTGGCTTACCTGGGACTTCGAGTTACTCTGCGGAGATGGCAGCCGGGCTCCTCTGACGGCGTGGAAGACCTGTAACTTAGGGGCAGTCCCTCCAAATATTGTTATGACACGTCCTGTTCTTATAACTCGCATTTATGACCTTTTAATGAAGTCACAG GAAACCATAGCAGCTCGTCCAGATTCTGGGTTCCAACTGTTTGAGTCTCAGCAGTACGGAGAGAGTGACCTGCTCTTTAAAGATGCTACAAAGTGCCTTGTTCACACCAGTCACATGGACTACCGCACCATACTGGGAGAAGAGTTCTATTCACAGACTGAGAGCATCTTCAACTGTACACACTCAA acaTCTTACAGTTCTGCAATCAAGATGTGTGCAGCATATTCTAA